From a single Apium graveolens cultivar Ventura chromosome 2, ASM990537v1, whole genome shotgun sequence genomic region:
- the LOC141687260 gene encoding uncharacterized protein LOC141687260 — translation MKEDAFKFVKACDRCQRFANYSNAPATSITSLASPLPFAMWGIDISGELPKDKGGVKYVVVAVDYFEKWAEAMPLTTITAKKIKDFIFNSIVCRFGIPYKLIYDNGKQFDSKKLKKL, via the coding sequence ATGAAAGAAGATGCTTTTAAGTTTGTTAAGGCGTGCGATCGCTGCCAACGATTTGCCAATTATTCCAACGCCCCTGCAACATCCATAACTTCGTTGGCAAGCCCTTTGCCTttcgccatgtggggaattgacATTAGTGGAGAACTTCCCAAGGACAAGGGGGGTGTGAAATATGTTGTTGTAGCTGTTGATTACTTTGAAAAATGGGCGGAAGCTATGCCATTGACCACGATTACGGCTAAGAAAATCAAAGATTTTATTTTCAATTCCATAGTATGCAGGTTTGGTATTCCGTATAAGCTCATATATGACAATGGGAAGCAATTTGACAGCAAAAAATTAAAGAAGCTTTGA